The following are from one region of the Nocardia terpenica genome:
- a CDS encoding YlbL family protein, with translation MNRRILTLLAAFVPVLVLGVAGSAVTVPFVALGPGPTFNTLGEVEGKQVVDVQNAPVQPTSGNLNMTTVSVRDGLNIFEAFGLWADGRYGIRPRSEVYPPGVPREQVDKSNQQDFKNSESNAELAALHYLKYPTVVKVQTVTDNSPAKGVLQTGDELLSVAGRPVGIAADVVDAVRAAAPGTGVPIVVRCGDAEQTVTVTVGAQPQDKTKGYLGVSLDEQPRSAIKVAFNLADIGGPSAGLMFSLALVDKLSTGKLNDGKFVAGTGTIDPDGKVGPIGGIQYKMIAAREAGAQTFLVPADNCSEARQRTPAGLKLVKVDTLTSAVHSLEDLTAGKTVPSCG, from the coding sequence GTGAACCGACGGATCCTGACCCTGCTGGCCGCCTTCGTCCCCGTCCTCGTGCTAGGTGTCGCGGGTAGTGCGGTCACGGTGCCGTTCGTCGCCTTAGGCCCCGGTCCCACCTTCAATACGCTGGGTGAGGTCGAGGGCAAGCAGGTCGTCGATGTGCAGAACGCGCCGGTTCAGCCGACCTCCGGCAACCTCAATATGACGACGGTGTCCGTTCGCGACGGGCTGAATATTTTCGAGGCGTTCGGGCTGTGGGCCGACGGCCGCTACGGCATCCGGCCGCGCTCGGAGGTGTATCCGCCGGGGGTGCCGCGCGAGCAGGTCGACAAGTCCAATCAGCAGGACTTCAAGAACTCCGAGAGCAATGCCGAACTGGCCGCGCTGCACTATCTGAAGTATCCGACGGTGGTGAAGGTGCAGACCGTCACCGACAACAGCCCGGCCAAGGGCGTGCTGCAGACCGGCGACGAGCTGCTGAGCGTGGCCGGGCGGCCGGTCGGCATCGCCGCCGACGTCGTGGACGCCGTGCGCGCCGCCGCGCCGGGGACCGGCGTGCCGATCGTGGTGCGCTGCGGCGACGCCGAGCAGACGGTGACCGTCACCGTCGGCGCGCAGCCGCAGGACAAGACGAAGGGCTACCTCGGGGTGAGCCTCGACGAGCAGCCGCGCTCGGCGATCAAGGTGGCCTTCAACCTGGCCGATATCGGCGGCCCCTCGGCCGGCCTCATGTTCAGTCTGGCCCTGGTCGACAAGCTCAGCACCGGAAAGCTCAACGACGGCAAGTTCGTCGCGGGCACCGGCACCATCGACCCCGACGGCAAGGTGGGGCCCATCGGCGGCATCCAGTACAAGATGATCGCCGCCCGCGAGGCCGGGGCGCAGACCTTCCTGGTCCCCGCCGACAACTGCTCGGAGGCCCGCCAGCGCACGCCCGCGGGCCTGAAACTGGTGAAGGTCGACACGCTCACCAGCGCGGTGCACTCCCTCGAGGACCTCACCGCGGGCAAGACCGTGCCCAGCTGCGGCTAG
- a CDS encoding PPA1309 family protein, translating to MTVDNPASALYRCIREVAEYADAEGWDRPPQMFALVPTADLVAAEPTLEDQLTDGAELTPIAQEPLPEDVGGDPMALDEFLGTTSWPPAVQGCVLVQQIVVLPPDAEQTLDDAIVPLLADPDAADRAARDAAVTHPGRRDARLFAGALRDGVSLCLLQLRPGEDDDPFGDIDLRTAPNLAPNLVEALRHTLENEPED from the coding sequence GTGACTGTCGACAATCCGGCCTCCGCCCTCTACCGCTGCATTCGTGAGGTGGCGGAGTACGCCGACGCGGAGGGCTGGGATCGGCCGCCCCAGATGTTCGCGCTGGTGCCCACCGCGGATCTGGTCGCCGCCGAGCCCACCCTGGAGGATCAGCTCACCGACGGCGCGGAGCTGACTCCCATTGCGCAGGAACCGCTTCCGGAGGACGTGGGCGGCGACCCGATGGCGCTCGACGAGTTCCTGGGCACCACCAGCTGGCCGCCCGCGGTGCAGGGGTGCGTGCTGGTGCAGCAGATCGTGGTGCTGCCGCCGGATGCCGAGCAGACCCTCGACGACGCCATCGTCCCGCTGCTGGCCGACCCCGACGCCGCCGACCGCGCGGCCCGCGACGCCGCGGTCACCCATCCGGGCCGCCGCGACGCCCGCCTGTTCGCCGGGGCGCTGCGCGACGGCGTCTCGCTGTGCCTGCTGCAGCTGCGCCCCGGCGAGGACGACGATCCGTTCGGCGATATCGACCTGCGCACCGCCCCGAACCTGGCCCCGAATCTGGTGGAGGCCCTTCGGCATACGCTCGAGAACGAGCCGGAGGACTAG
- a CDS encoding lipase family protein: protein MSRRLLRALVTVSAIAAAFAGLPVAAADLGLPPVPAADPFYAQPNSLTGASMGDVIDSRPVEVFGVPAHGPLTAWQLKYVSQDTQGTPWTTTALVLRPAQTTATPKLVAFQPWIDSLDSRCNPSYQLRAGLGYLASTGMLAEMPNLASLLDRGYTVVVPDYLGPHNQFAAGYVEGRNTLDGIRAAENFAPAGLSGTGTPVGLFGYSGGARGTEFAAELAPKYAPELNIRGVAAGGLPTDMGASAALMNGGVFAGIDISSAFGIARAYPELNIPAYFKPGVEQQVSGLCQTQIVPTYAFTHLQDYTVGGSWPLGEPAVARVLETLRAGRYGTPAAPLYLFSGADDQIAPAAKTRELVEDYRARGVDVTYAEYPGTEHVLSQNAGSSAALAWLAGHMD, encoded by the coding sequence ATGAGTCGACGCCTTCTTCGCGCCCTCGTCACCGTGTCCGCAATAGCCGCGGCATTCGCCGGGCTCCCGGTGGCCGCCGCCGATCTCGGATTACCCCCGGTGCCCGCGGCCGATCCCTTCTACGCCCAGCCGAATTCGCTGACCGGCGCGAGCATGGGAGATGTGATCGACAGCCGTCCGGTCGAGGTGTTCGGCGTGCCCGCGCACGGGCCGCTGACCGCGTGGCAGCTGAAGTACGTCAGCCAGGACACCCAGGGCACGCCGTGGACCACCACGGCCCTGGTGCTGCGGCCCGCGCAGACCACCGCGACGCCGAAACTCGTTGCCTTCCAGCCGTGGATCGACTCGCTCGACTCCCGCTGCAACCCGTCCTACCAGCTGCGCGCGGGCCTGGGCTACCTCGCCTCGACCGGCATGCTGGCCGAGATGCCCAACCTGGCGAGCCTGCTCGACCGCGGCTACACCGTGGTCGTGCCGGACTACCTGGGCCCGCACAACCAGTTCGCCGCCGGGTACGTGGAGGGCCGCAACACACTCGACGGAATTCGCGCCGCCGAGAATTTCGCCCCGGCCGGATTGTCCGGGACCGGCACCCCGGTCGGGCTCTTCGGATATTCCGGCGGTGCGCGCGGCACCGAATTCGCCGCCGAACTCGCGCCGAAATACGCCCCGGAGCTGAATATCCGCGGCGTGGCGGCGGGCGGCCTGCCCACCGATATGGGCGCCTCCGCGGCGCTCATGAACGGCGGGGTGTTCGCCGGTATCGATATCTCCTCGGCCTTCGGCATCGCCCGCGCCTACCCCGAGCTCAACATTCCCGCCTACTTCAAGCCGGGCGTCGAGCAGCAGGTGTCCGGGCTGTGCCAGACCCAGATCGTGCCCACCTACGCGTTCACGCACCTGCAGGACTACACGGTCGGCGGCAGCTGGCCGCTCGGCGAGCCCGCGGTGGCCCGCGTGCTGGAGACCCTGCGGGCGGGCCGGTACGGCACCCCGGCCGCGCCGCTGTATCTGTTCTCCGGCGCCGACGACCAGATCGCGCCCGCCGCGAAAACCCGTGAGCTGGTGGAGGATTACCGTGCCCGCGGCGTGGACGTGACCTACGCCGAGTATCCCGGCACCGAACACGTGCTCTCCCAGAACGCGGGGTCCTCGGCGGCGCTGGCGTGGCTCGCCGGGCATATGGACTGA
- a CDS encoding UPF0182 family protein produces MGMRPPTGLPSLSRRSRVLLVTALVIAALLLVGPRLTDAYTNWLWFGEVGFRGVYTTVLFTRILLFLVVAVAVGFLIWLALLAAYRARPVFVPVSGPNDPIARYRTTVMGRLRLFGLGIPILVGLLSGLVAQSSWVTVQLFLHGGSFHQKDPQFGLDVGFYAFDLPFYKMLLNWLFVAVVIAFFANLVTHYVFGGLRLSGREGTLTRPARIQLAVIAGLFVVLKAIAYWFDRYSLLSSTREEPTFTGGSYTDINAVLPAKLILMSIAIICAVAFFAGVVLRDLRVPAMAAALLVLSSILVGAVWPLIVEQFEVRPNAATKEATYIERNIDATRKAYGLNDVQYIDYKGTQTKDPSASPADQQTIRNIRLLDPNLLTQTFTQRQQLQNFYGFPDPLDIDRYTINGEMQDYVVAARELVPQYLSSNQTNWINKHTVYTHGNGFVASPANRVNVAPPKETQQAASATAAGNSSTGGGYGYPVFNVGDLSTVSDLFTPKDKEAIKVDQPRIYFGELISKSDADYAIVGGNGQPPREYDTPTDQYSYTGKGGVPIGNWFNRLAFAAKYAERNILFSGAIGSDSKIIFNRNPRDRVQQVAPWLTADGNVYPAVVNGRIQWIVDAYTTLDNYPYAQHTPLDGVVEDSIDQNTGRMLPRKEVSYIRNSVKATVDAYDGTVTLYEADPSDPVLKAWEGVFPNAVKPASAISPELRAHFRYPEDLFKVQREMLAKYHVNDPREFFTNNAFWSVPSDPTSDTPTSANQPPYYLLMGDPKTGKSSFKLTSAMVGFKRQFLAAYISVGSDPDNYGKFTVLQLPTDSQTPGPQQVQTSMTTDARVSNERTTLTGGNTNKIKYGNLLTLPVGDGGILYVEPWYLERNAGPNTASFPQLVRVLASYGDKVGYQPTLGDALNDVQDGLGAVATQQPGQAAINPPGTNPPPGQNNPPPPVTPPPTGSSGGKDAAVKELNDALKGVQDAQRSGDLGQLGKALEGLQNAVNDYNKAGG; encoded by the coding sequence GTGGGCATGCGCCCCCCGACAGGCTTACCTTCGCTGTCCCGCCGCAGCCGAGTGCTGCTGGTGACGGCCCTCGTGATAGCGGCGTTGCTGCTGGTGGGTCCGCGGCTGACCGACGCCTATACCAACTGGCTGTGGTTCGGCGAGGTCGGCTTCCGCGGTGTGTACACCACGGTGCTGTTCACCCGGATCCTGCTGTTCCTGGTGGTGGCGGTCGCGGTCGGGTTCCTGATCTGGCTGGCGCTGCTGGCGGCCTACCGCGCCCGGCCGGTGTTCGTGCCGGTCTCCGGGCCCAACGACCCGATCGCGCGCTACCGCACCACGGTGATGGGTCGGCTGCGGCTGTTCGGCCTCGGCATCCCGATCCTGGTCGGCCTGCTGTCGGGGCTGGTGGCGCAGTCGAGCTGGGTGACCGTGCAGCTGTTCCTGCACGGCGGCTCCTTCCATCAGAAGGATCCGCAGTTCGGCCTGGACGTCGGCTTCTACGCCTTCGACCTGCCGTTCTACAAGATGCTGCTGAACTGGCTGTTCGTCGCGGTGGTCATCGCGTTCTTCGCGAACCTGGTGACGCACTACGTCTTCGGCGGCCTGCGGCTGTCCGGGCGGGAGGGCACGCTGACCCGCCCGGCGCGCATCCAGCTCGCGGTGATCGCGGGGCTGTTCGTGGTGCTCAAGGCGATCGCGTACTGGTTCGACCGGTACTCGCTGCTGTCGAGCACCCGCGAGGAGCCCACCTTCACCGGCGGCTCCTACACCGATATCAACGCGGTGCTGCCCGCCAAGCTCATCCTGATGTCGATCGCGATCATCTGCGCCGTCGCCTTCTTCGCCGGAGTCGTGCTGCGGGACCTGCGGGTTCCGGCGATGGCGGCGGCGCTGCTGGTGCTGTCGTCGATCCTGGTGGGCGCGGTGTGGCCGCTGATCGTGGAGCAGTTCGAGGTGCGCCCGAACGCGGCCACCAAGGAGGCCACCTACATCGAGCGCAATATCGATGCGACGCGAAAAGCCTACGGGCTCAACGACGTTCAATACATCGACTACAAGGGCACGCAGACCAAGGATCCGTCCGCCAGCCCGGCCGACCAGCAGACCATCCGCAACATCCGGCTGCTGGACCCGAACCTGCTGACCCAGACCTTCACCCAGCGCCAGCAGCTGCAGAACTTCTACGGCTTCCCCGACCCGCTGGACATCGACCGCTACACGATCAACGGCGAGATGCAGGACTACGTGGTGGCGGCCCGGGAACTGGTGCCGCAGTACCTGTCCAGCAACCAGACCAACTGGATCAACAAGCACACCGTCTACACCCACGGCAACGGTTTCGTCGCCTCGCCCGCCAACCGGGTCAACGTCGCGCCGCCGAAGGAGACCCAGCAGGCCGCCTCGGCGACCGCGGCGGGCAACAGCTCGACCGGCGGCGGTTACGGCTACCCGGTGTTCAATGTCGGCGATCTGTCCACGGTCAGTGACCTGTTCACGCCGAAGGACAAGGAGGCGATCAAGGTCGATCAGCCGCGCATCTATTTCGGCGAGCTGATCTCCAAGTCCGATGCCGACTACGCCATCGTCGGCGGCAACGGGCAGCCGCCGCGCGAATACGACACGCCCACCGATCAGTACTCCTACACCGGCAAGGGCGGCGTGCCGATCGGCAACTGGTTCAACCGGCTCGCCTTCGCCGCCAAGTACGCCGAGCGCAACATCCTGTTCTCCGGCGCCATCGGGTCCGACTCGAAGATCATCTTCAACCGCAACCCGCGCGACCGCGTGCAGCAGGTGGCGCCGTGGCTGACCGCCGACGGCAACGTCTACCCGGCGGTGGTCAACGGCCGCATCCAGTGGATCGTGGACGCCTACACCACGCTGGACAACTACCCCTACGCGCAGCACACCCCGCTGGACGGGGTGGTCGAGGACAGCATCGATCAGAACACCGGGCGGATGCTGCCGCGCAAGGAGGTCAGCTACATTCGCAACTCGGTGAAGGCGACCGTCGACGCCTACGACGGCACGGTCACCCTCTACGAGGCCGATCCCTCCGATCCGGTGCTCAAGGCGTGGGAGGGCGTGTTCCCCAACGCGGTCAAACCGGCGAGCGCGATCTCGCCGGAACTGCGCGCGCACTTCCGCTACCCCGAGGACCTGTTCAAGGTGCAGCGGGAGATGCTGGCGAAGTACCACGTGAACGATCCGCGAGAGTTCTTCACCAACAACGCCTTCTGGTCGGTGCCCAGCGATCCGACCTCCGACACCCCGACCAGCGCCAATCAGCCGCCGTACTACCTGCTGATGGGCGATCCGAAGACGGGCAAGTCGTCGTTCAAGCTGACCAGCGCCATGGTGGGCTTCAAGCGACAGTTCCTGGCCGCCTACATCTCGGTCGGATCGGACCCGGACAACTACGGCAAGTTCACGGTCCTGCAGTTGCCGACGGACTCGCAGACGCCGGGTCCACAACAGGTGCAGACCTCGATGACCACGGACGCGCGCGTCTCCAACGAGCGAACGACGCTGACCGGTGGCAATACCAACAAGATCAAATATGGAAACTTGTTGACGCTACCGGTCGGTGACGGCGGCATCCTCTATGTCGAACCGTGGTATCTGGAACGCAACGCCGGGCCCAATACCGCGTCGTTCCCGCAGCTGGTGCGCGTGCTGGCCAGCTACGGCGACAAGGTCGGCTATCAACCCACGCTGGGCGACGCGCTGAACGACGTCCAGGACGGCCTGGGCGCGGTGGCGACCCAGCAACCCGGTCAGGCGGCGATCAACCCGCCGGGCACGAATCCGCCGCCGGGCCAGAACAATCCACCGCCGCCGGTCACGCCGCCGCCCACCGGTTCGTCCGGTGGCAAGGACGCCGCGGTCAAGGAGCTCAACGACGCCCTGAAGGGCGTGCAGGACGCGCAGCGGTCGGGTGATCTGGGCCAGCTCGGCAAGGCCCTGGAGGGCCTGCAGAACGCGGTCAACGATTACAACAAGGCAGGCGGGTAA